In one window of Equus asinus isolate D_3611 breed Donkey chromosome 16, EquAss-T2T_v2, whole genome shotgun sequence DNA:
- the MCOLN2 gene encoding mucolipin-2 isoform X1 codes for MAGQSCRFVQARKPEGGSGVFRLTVRNTMAHLDSEVKEECLREDLKFYFMNPCEKYRARRQLPWKLGLQILKIVMVTTQLVRFGLSNQLVVAFKEENTVAFKHLFLKGYSGIDEDDYSYSVYTQEDAYESIFFAINQYHHLKNISLGTLGYGENEDNRIGLKVCKQHYKKGSMFPSNETLNIDSDTERDCLHIDLQALSKNPQDWKNSSFFRLEFYRLLQVEISFHLKGIDLQTIHFRELPDCYIFQNTITFDNRAHSGKIKIYFDSDAHIEECKDLNISGSSCHFVWKLFPGKACLTIAFCFCSSVQKNTQYILVFDAFVIVICLASLILCTRSIVLALKLRKRFLNFFLEKYKRHVCNADRWEFINGWYVLVIISDLMTIIGSILKMEIKAKNLTNYDLCSILLGTSTLLVWVGVIRYLGYFQAYNVLILTMQASLPKVLRFCACAGMIYLGYTFCGWIVLGPYHDKFEDLDTVAECLFSLVNGDDMFATFAQIQKKSILVWLFSRLYLYSFISLFIYMILSLFIALITDSYDTIKKYQQNGFPDTDLQEFLKDCSSKEKCQKESSAFLSCICCLRRKGSDDHLILIN; via the exons ATGGCCGGGCAGTCTTGTCGTTTTGTCCAGGCCAGGAAGCCGGAGGGAGGATCAGGTGTTTTCAGGTTAACCGTCAG AAATACAATGGCTCATCTTGATTCTGAGGTGAAAGAAGAATGTCTGAGGGAAGACCTGAAGTTTTACTTCATGAACCCTTGTGAAAAATACCGAGCCAGACGCCAGCTTCCGTGGAAACTGGGTTTGCAGATTTTGAAGATAGTCATGGTCACCACACAG ctTGTTCGTTTTGGTTTAAGTAACCAGTTGGTGGTTgctttcaaagaagaaaacactgtTGCTTTTAAGCACTTGTTTTTGAAAGGATATTCTGGCATAGATGAAGATGACTACAGCTACAGTGTATATACTCAAGAGGACGCCTATGAGAGCATCTTTTTTGCTATTAATCAG tATCATCATCTAAAGAACATATCCCTGGGGACCCTTGgttatggagaaaatgaagacaatagaATTGGCTTAAAAGTCTGTAAGCAGCATTACAAGAAAGGGAGCATGTTTCCTTCTAATGAGACGCTGAATATTGACAGTGACACTGAAAGAG ACTGTCTCCACATAGACCTTCAGGCCCTCTCCAAGAACCCTCAGGACTGGAAGAACTCATCATTCTTCAGACTGGAATTTTATCG GCTCTTACAAGTTGAAATCTCCTTTCACCTCAAAGGCATTGATCTACAGACGATTCACTTCCGAGAGTTACCGGACTGTTACATCTTTCAGAATACG ATTACCTTTGACAATAGAGCTCACAGTGGCAAAATCAAAATCTATTTTGACAGTGATGCTCACATCGAAGAAtgtaaagacttgaacatatctGGATCTA GCTGCCATTTTGTTTGGAAATTATTCCCAGGTAAGGCGTGTTTAACAATTGCATTCTGTTTTTGTTCCTCAGTTCAGAAAAATACCCAGTATATCCTGGTGTTTGATGCATTTGTCATTGTGATTTGCTTGGCATCTCTTATTCTGTGCACGAGATCCATTGTTCTAGCTCTAAAGTTACGAAAG AGATTTCTAAATTTCTTCCTGGAGAAGTACAAGCGACATGTGTGTAACGCCGACCGATGGGAGTTCATCAATGGGTGGTATGTCCTGGTGATTATCAGCGACCTAATGACAATAATTGGCTCCAtattgaaaatggaaattaaagcaaaG AATCTCACAAATTACGATCTGTGCAGCATTTTGCTTGGAACGTCTACACTGTTGGTCTGGGTTGGAGTCATCAGATACCTGGGTTATTTCCAAGCATATAAT gTGCTCATTTTAACAATGCAAGCCTCATTGCCAAAAGTTCTACGCTTCTGCGCGTGTGCAGGAATGATCTATCTGGGTTACACGTTCTGTGGCTGGATTGTCTTAGGACCATACCATGACAAG TTTGAAGATCTGGACACAGTTGCTGAGTGTCTGTTCTCTCTGGTCAACGGTGATGACATGTTCGCAACCTTCGCCCAAATCCAGAAGAAGAGCATCTTGGTGTGGCTCTTCAGTCGCCTGTATTTATATTCCTTCATCAGTCTCTTTATATATATGATTCTCAGCCTTTTCATTGCACTTATTACAGATTCTTATGACACCATTAAG